The genome window GGGAACCAGCGCCTCCCGGTGCGGCTGCCCTGGCATTTCCGGAGCGCGgggaggggcggcggggggagGGACGGAGGGGGGGGGACACACGCACctcggagcggggccgggcaccggggcggcggggccggcccgcCGGGGGGGTCCGGGCGGCTGCCGCTGCGGCTCGGTGCCGATCCGGATCTGCTCCGCTCTCCGAGGGGGTTGCTATAGCAACTTACACTTACACTTGGCATCCTGCCACCGCTGGGAACACACGAGagccgggcggggggcggccgggggGGCGGGTCGGGCCGGGCCAGGGGGTGGGACGCGGGGCCCGGGGGCTGGCGGTGGGGGTGGAGGAGCCAAGGAGCCCGCGGGGGTCTGGGAGCCCGGCCGcgaagggaggggagggggagggcgGGAGCGGCCCGGGCGGGGTCGGGTGGCACAGCCCGGAGGGTGCCCGGGCGCGGTGCGGGGCAGCCCggccggcgggggcggccccgggctTCGGGGTCTCAGCCTGGCGGAGGCGAGTGCCAGAGGCTCCTCCCGAGCCTCGGCCATTTCGGATCCTCTCAGGGGCCTCTCTCCACGTCGACTCGGTGCGAGGAGCTGGTCTGAGatagctcctctccccctccgTTCCCTCCCTCCGGCGAGCAGAACCGCGCCGCGCTCCCGGACCGAGCCCACTGCCCCGCCAGTGGGGTGCCGAGCCCCAGCTCCCGCTCCACCGCGCCGGCATCCCCgctctctccttctctgctctcctcactTTTCTCCTTCCTAGCTCTCTCTCACCCCCaactctttttctctctttctttccttctcccaccTTTTGACGCTTGTTTGAAAATCATCCCGCGGACGAGGCAAGCGCGGTGCAAAGTTTTGCAAAAGGTGTAAAAGAGATTTGCATCACCAGAGTAAGGTGCTCGGACGGGAGAAAGCAAGTCTCCGGATACTTAAGTAACCCCCCTTTTCAGCAATAAAACACACcgagaagggggaaaaagcccAAACCGACTTTAAACGGTACATTAGTGACAACATGCGAAGGACCATGTGACCAGATCATTCCTAAAGCTAAATCAACACCTTGTCAACACAAAGCAGAGACAAGAGTGAAAAACAAATGTCATTTTCATAGTCTGAAACCCATAAAACCCCATCACATGCACTGGCACCAATGCTAGATGCATACACACTGTTTAAAATGAGAGGGAATAACAGATAAAGGGAAAAGCACGCACAGGGAAAAATCCCTGTCAGCCACGTCAATTGTagagtaaattattttctgtcgACCAGATCCTGAAAAATGTAATGTAACAACGTTGCTCCACTCCAAGCTATTAATTTCCCCAGGtcagtgctcccagcacaccAACTCCTGCCCCTGGTCCCCTCTCCTCCCGAGGCACAGCTTGCGAGCCACCTCTCACCGCAGCACCGAATGCTCAATATGCGAGCAGCCATTCGCAAACTTCAATGTTAGGCAGcgggaggggagaaaaaaaaaaaaaaaagggggggggggaaaggtgGCAACACAGTAATGTTTCTAAAAGCTTTGAACGTCAGCCAAACTGACCAGGACAGGGGTACAATATTCGTCAGAAGCGTGCACAGCGCCAACGAGCGACCCCGACCAGGAAACTTCTCTTGTTACTGCAGGAGAACCCTTGAGTGAACAGCAGATAAAACTCCCCAACATCAAACCACAGCCGGCcagcacaaagaaaagcaaagttcCAGAAGCACCAAGCCAGACCAGGTCCCCAAAGCTGTTCCCAGCACCGTGCGGGAAAGCAAGACCCCCGCTGCATTGTACTGCGGTTTAAATGTCGCTTCCAGGGTCCCTGACCCTCCGCTTCTTCCTTTTAAACTGATACTGaggttttgcttttcccagaAAAGGCAGAGACGGAGTTTCTGCATGCCTCTCTGAAGAACCCAGCGCCCTGAAGCCGGCGGctctggagcccctttaggtactTACACATGGACAGCTTTCACggttctgtgttttatttgttcAAGTCACTACCTTATAATTCATAAATatctaaaccaaaaaaaaaaaaaacccagcagtgaCCGAGGTCACACAAGTCGGCTGACCGagaattccttcccagccctgacagaCTGGGACAAACCTTTCAAGACACTAACGCGTTTATTTCACGCAGGCGAAGCCCCTTCCTAAATGGAGGGGGATTAAATTCAACCGTGAAACCTGTTTTGTCGAAGCAACCCCTAAATGCGGATTATTTATTGCCCAAAGTTAGCACATTTTCAACGTGCTATGAGCTATCTTGAAAATCAGTGATTTTCCCCAGCGAGCTGAACTAGGCACTTAATTTCTCCCCAAAAGCCACCCGCGCAGGCACACGCGTGTCTGTGCCTGCGGGGATGTAACATGAACGCAGCACATTTTACTACATCAGCCTGAGTTTAATATCTTGGTACGAGGGAAACCCTTTCAGATgttttttctgctcctgctgatcGCACGGTGAATGCCAACACTTCACAGGAATACAAACAGCCTCTTAGCCAGGAcaatatatatttacacattGACACATGGAACAACTAAACGTAAAATATATGTGGATAATACCTGCAACAAGTAAACACTGCCAGCCAACCGATTATACAGAGGCCTTAAACAAGTTAtgtcaaaatgaagaaaaacagaagtgcaTTCTCCTGCTAAGAATCAACTACATTATTAAAAATCCATAATGGCAATAAGCTATCAAACCTTGCTCGACAGGTCACTAACAgaaaatacatacataaaaaaatagaagcatCGCTCGGGTAGGTTTGTGTACTTTGTACCCATCTCCTCTCGGAAAACTCTCATCAGGAATAAAGCAGCCTTCATTCTACATCTTCACCCATTATCAGCCAGAGTCACTTGTACTATCGAGCCTGTTATTACTCTTTCGCTTAAGAATGGCCACATATGTTTTAAAGGAGAGGACAGTAGTTCATTCAGAGGAGGCACACGAACCTCAAGTATCTCTGCGCAACTCGCAGCAGCGAGAAAAGACCTGAATATTGGCAACAGAGTGCAAAAGGACCCCAGTCTCTTAAATCGCCTCCCTGGGACCAGGCGTAAGACACAATCtaactactttaaaaaatacactaaaatgttaattttgtaATATCTAAGCGATCAGGTAGGTCAAAACTTCGTGTCTCTGGCGAAGTGCAACACAAGTCTCAGTTTCCAGGACGGCTGCACAGACTCACTCAAAGTAGTTTTACTGGACTGTACTGAACGTCCCTGGTCTTAGGGACAGTCCCACAACAGAAGCTGCTCTCACCACTACAGACTAcgcaaaaaaattcttttagcGACAAGCTTGCAAATGGGTACACATGCCCAGGTTTTCTTCCACTTTCCTGGAGAGTGGAGGAGTGAACCAAAGTTTTTAGAGGCTGAAAAGTTACTGCCTCACTTTTATGGAAATGcgatttttttcctgcttattttCACCTGATTATTTGCAAATGTTTACAGCAGACATCCAGAAACATCCCGCTTTATATATTGCCAAGGCCATTCAATTATAAAAACATAACACCAGCAACTTTCAAGTGCTGCCCATAAGCAGCACGAGGAGCCCACTCGTGACACCTTTAAGATCTGACAAAGGATTTCATGTAAATTTACCCTTCCCGGGGctcagggtaaaaaaaaataccaaccagagaaaagaaattcacACACACCACCCCCCCTCCGCGTCCCGCAGACACATCACCTTTGCTCCAAAGGCTCCAGCAAACCGCTCGCCCCAGCTCCCCAAGACCGCATTAAAAGTGCTACCCTTACCCCCCAAAAAAGTTATTTCTCGGCGTTGACCACCCCTTGCCTCTCCCAGTAGGCACAAACCCCTAAAGTTCAGCATTTAGAGCAGAAATGTAAGAGGAGACATTGGAAACAACTGGGAACCGCCATCTTACAACCCATCCAATTTCACAGAAGTACTTGTCCAACTTAAGTTAATAACATTTTCTGCTGGGTGCCCCGGCGCCTAACAACCCCCCCAGGAGGATCGCTACCCCCCACTGGCTCCGTCTCTATAAAATGGGTGCATTATCTGACATTTTAACCCCCCCCAGACACATTTCTTTCGGGGAGGACTGAAATCACTTGACCCAGGCAGCTCCAGATTTCACGAACGTCCCTGTTTAATCAAAATCTGCCTTTAAACAAAGGGCGCTCGGgccgggctggcagcagggtcgggaaatataaatattctcCTCGGGGGCCATGTGCACAGAAAGGTTTTAGGGGGCGtctggagaaagaaaggaacTAAAATTTGCAAATGTGGGTGCGTAACGCGAGCGagtgcacaggctgctgctgctgcgtgtctgtatgtgtgtgtgtggctaGAGCAGCCTGTCAGCGCTTTTCCCATACGGAGAGCTCGGGGGACACCTAGGCGCCCCTTTGCAGCCCCCAAACCGGCCGAAAACCGCCGCCGAGCCCCCTTCGCCCCCCGCCCTCGGTAAGACGACACCTCGCTTCATACGTACCCGGAAAACGGAGCCGGTTGGTGATGATCGGAGCGGCCAAAAAAGACAATGAAAGTTAAAAGTCGttcagcagaaaatgaatgtgAGCCAAGCGGCCATCTTGAAATGAACTGCAGACGCTGTCAATTGCAATAAGCTTAttgccgccgccgccgctgcgcTCCGCTCATTTTAGTTACAGAACGCCCGGGTCTCCTCGGCTGCTCGCGGGCCCTTCTCGCTCGCTCCCTCGCTCTCTCGCTCCCTCCGAGTTGGCCGCCCGGGCGGCTCAGGCGCTGCGAGCGCACAGTCTCCCCGGTCCGGATGGGTCCTCTCTCCACCAGCCCATtgtctctccctctgccccccgCTCCGCCTCGCGGCCTCTCTCGCGTTccttcttttattattattgttattattacgagtattattgttgttgttatttcaTAGTTGGTGGCGGGGACccggggagggaaggagggcgggcgggcgggcgggcgggcgggaggAGGGCGGAGGAGGGAAGAATGCAACGCTGAAGGCACACAGTGGAAACTGACACCGTCCCCAAAATGGCTCGGAGTTCGCCCGCCCCGCCAGCGTCACGTGGGGCGCCTCATTCCTTAAGGGCGGCCTGGGAATTAGCGGCGCTGCCGCCGGGGCCCGGCAGCCTCCCCGTGACCCAATCCCGCAACCCGGCCGCCTCTTCCCCCTCCGCCTCCCCcctcgctccctccctcccctcccccgcccgccaccccctcccttccctccctcctcctttcctccctccctcccctccccccggCCCTGCACGCGCTCGCCCGCGCGCCGCCGAtgcctccttttcctccttttcctcaccGCCCGCCCcgacccccggccccgctccgcggCTCCCGCCCGCCGCAGCCACGGTGCCTCCCGCCCTCCTTCTCCGCGCTCCCTCCGCCCGCGCCGCGGCTCCCCTTCAGccgccgcgccccccgcccTGGCCGGCGCTGCCCTCTCCATCCTGGCCGCGCCGCAGCCCCGCAGCCCGCAGGCTCCCCGGCCCCACACGCCGCCCGTCACCCTGCCCGCGCAGCCCTCGCCTCCCTCCGCGCACTTGTTGCGCGCTCCCACCCCCGCACGCCCCGTCCCGCCGCGCGGGCACCCCCGCGGGGACCCGCACCGCGGCCTCGCGCCTCCGCCACCGCGTGCGCGCTGCCGCGCGCCCCtcgccccgccgcgcccgcccggggccgcgcggagccgccgccgtCGAGGCGACGCGTCCCCTCGAGGGCCGCGCGGACGCTTTTCCACCCcgagcggcggcgggagcgggtGTCGCGGGGACCCGCGGGGTCCCCACGTCCCGCGGGCGGGACGGACGGCCCCGGAGCGGCCGGAGGGAACGGGGGAAACCCGCGCCGGTGCTCGCCTCCGGCGAGGTTAAGACGCCGCCCGCCGCTCGGGCGCTGAGGAGCGGAGAGGGAAAAGCCCTGCTCCGCCGTGAGGGACCGGCCGCCGCCGCGCATCCTCCGCGGGGCCGCTCTCCCTCGGCGGCAGGTGCGGGCGGAGCGCGCCTCGGAGCCCCTCCGCATCTGCGGGCGGGAGCGAGCGGAGAGCAGCGCGGCCCAGGGCGAGCGGGAGATGCCGGGAGCAGAGCAGCCGCGCCGTCGAGCCGGAGCCGCCACCCGGCTCCGCTCCATCCCGCGGACTCTGCCGGCTTTCCGGGAGGCGCCCCGGCTCCACAAAATTAAACCGAATCCTTTCCCGACCCCCGCGCCGGGCTCCGACTTTTCCTCGTAGGAGAGATGTAAGGTCGGCTGGAAGTAACAAAGCGCGGCGGGCGATTTAGCAAACGCGCCGCAGCCGCGGCACGGGAAGGCGCTTTTGCCTCACTGAGCTGATCTAACGTTTAGCATCTTACTTTTAGGTACAGCTAATTCATCCATAGAAATTGCACAACAGGCGCGAATAAACCTTTATTagatcacagagaaaaataagcagTGACAGTtgtaaaaatatacaaaataagATAGAAGGAATACCTTGATGACACGACAGTTCAGCAAATATTTAACAGgagttaataataataaaaaaaattaatgagtaGGGAATACCCAGTGCAGatgtaaaaaaatcatttaattcACATCcaaggacttaaaaaaaaccccagtttgCATCAAGAGATGAAAGACATTTGTCATTTAGGAGACACTTAGGAAGGAGAGTGCTTCAGCAGGCTGACACCTTCCTTCCATCACATCTGAGTCGCTCGTTCTAGGCTTTTTGCAGCATCTTTTAGCTTTCCCACTAAGTCCTAAGAGATGAAATAGAGTCTTAGAATAAGCATATTTTTTAAAGGTCAGCTAGaagaacagattattttttttagacAGAGACTCAAGTGAAACCAGCACCTTGTAGAACAAAGAAGTGTTGCAACTGATGAACAATGCAAGCAAATAATTCAATAGCTCAGTATTTTACAATGTAGTCAGAAAAGTGGGAACTGAAGGAAAACactctttaaaatgtattttctcctaAAATAGATCATTATTATTTACACGTAGATTTTACTGGTATTGCCACAATGGCTAATGCTGACATTTGCTTCCGGCTTTGAAGTAGTACATGGATTTCTAAAACACCGAAAATATTTTGGGTGCAATTTTGTACTACATTCTCCAGCCAAAGCACATCAGATTTCACTATGCCAGCAAACCAACTAGAAACACTCATTACTGACAAAAGGACAGCTATTGAGACACACTTAAAAAGACGAGATGTAAACCTTAAGTTTTAGTATcttgcttttcctctcccaccAAGCCCTCTTCCCGATCCTCCAGAGTTTGGTCACTTCCAAGCATTACAATACCTCTATTGTTCAGTTACACATTTAAATCGCTAAACAAAGATCAACGTTTGTTTCAGGACATTTCTTACATGTCATTAACACCACTGAAGAGCCTTCAGTTCCTTCTCTATTTTTAATCATGACACATTTAAATCACTGAACCAGCTTCTTTAATCATTTCTCTAAAGCACGGGAAATCAGAGTTTCAGAAAATGATGAGTTTCCTCCCACATATACATATGGATTACAGTTatgaaaacagacaaaatatttatgCACGTATGTAAAACACTCCCCACGCAACTAAATTCAGTTACTTTCCAACTTTATTTgaaaagacagtaaaaataCACTTGGATAACTTTTATGGAAAATTCTCTTACCCTCCCagtattggatttttttttaagtaatagTGTATATGATTTCATTTTGATTGGCAATTTGTTAAAAACGTGTATATCCACAAATGGGGCTAAGCATAGAAAGATGAAGGAAACAAGTACCTGTAATTGCTCCATTGTACAACTAAAACTAACATCTGGGTGTGATCCTGAATCACTgttctgaagggaaaaaaagcaaagaaacagcaatgtctattgtattttaaaaatatcttgaaattgcattttttcctttgagggTGCTGGGAGTACAGTACCTCTACATTTAAGGTCACCAAATAGGAAGGCTGATAAGTTTTATGAAGTTGATTGTTCTAAATTAGAAACAAAGAACATATTAAAAATCCAGGTCTCAGCATTAAAACAGACTAAAGAAACACCTCGATCTGTAAAAATTACCTTGATCTGATACTCCAAGCGCCAAGACACATCAGTTATATGGAGAGGAGATCTGCCTATGCTGGAAGACACAACAGTTACAAGTCCTCTATGCTAAAAGAAAAGGTCATTTTCTCAAGCTGTCCATCAATAAAGAACTTTTCATGATCCTGGTAATGCTTCTTGGGAAGTTCTAAAAGGTTATTTTAGAGTAGAAtttcaaatgaagaaaagtTTCAATAGCTGTTTTCTAGAGTTTGTTAAAAAcgcactttattttttaatggcaCAATATTACTTACTTTAATCACCTAAAGTATGCAGAAGTGTTTTCCAGGACAGTTTCAAACTAACTGTAAGTGAAACCATGTCTCTGCTGAGTGGTTGACCTACCTTCCCAATAGGATTTCCAATGcatccttgtttttctgaagcaagagaaaaaaaaattactaggTTCAATAAATTCCtatgaaataagaaaaactaATATGTTAAAGTTGGTTTAAAAACCTGATATTCGGTGCAAAATTGTTCTATTCTCTCTTTATCCAGTTTGCAGTCTTCTAGGCACGTGCTACAGGGAAAGAGAATTTATTAGTTTTCTGTTAACATTAACTCAGCAGTACACTTCTAAGTAATAACTGCTAGAAAAATGGTGTAGCTTCCAAGTATGAGTACCTTATAGCAGATATGTCAGctttctgcttccctgcctCCAGAATACACATTGCAGCCGCAGCATGGCAATGTTTTAATACTGTAGGGTCAATATCTTTCAGGTCTGGATCGtctaaaataaatgaattacTGATGACACACTTATTTGCCAAACCCCAGCACACGGTACCAAAGCCTGCTGCTCGCCCTTTGAACGCTATCCTTCCCACAAAAACGTCAAAATGAAACACGTTTGGTGTTTCAGAGCGAGAGGACAGAACAAGCAGGCAAGGTGTGAGGAGGCGGAGGAGAAGGTGAGGGGCAGAAGCACGGGCTGGGGCGAGCCGTACCAGGCGGGGCTGTGCGGCGCTGAGCGCCCCGCCGCCCCTACAGCTCCTTCCcgttaaaaacaaaaagggggaaaaaaacaaaaaaaaaaaaaaaaaaaaggaaagaaggaaaacctcAGTTTCCTCTGCGAGCCTCGTCCGCGAACCTCAGCAGCCTCTTAATGGCGAGAAGCGGGGCTGGGGCCACCGGCCGGGAGGGGCACCGGgaccgcccgcccgccgccccggcccggcaCCGGCGGCTCGCTCCGtccgcggcggcggcggcggagtCATTAACAGCGCAAAATTAATTGCACGGCCGCGCACCCTCGGCCCGGGGCTGCCGTAGGACGCGTCCCCGCGCGAAAAGCCCCGCAGGGTGGCAGAGAGGGAACACCGCCCCCTTAGCCCGGCCCACCCCGCGGACACGAACGCGCGCGGGGACCCTTCTCGGCCCGCTCCCCTTATTTCGGACAGCTCGGAGCTTTAACGGAGCGGGCGAGCATTAGCGATGACACCCCGCGCAGCGGCACCCTGGAGCCGCCCGGGGGCAGGAGCCGCCCCGCGGGTGTGCGCGGGCAGCGCCCGCTGCAGCGCGGACACGCGCGAACATCCGCGGGGGCGGACGGAGCCCCGCGCCCGCCTGCGCGCCCCGCGGAGCGGCGCGGCCCGCACCCGCCGCCGCGGCACGCCTTACCCAACGCGGCCTGCGGGTCATCCAGGAGGCTGCGGAAGGCGGCGCGGAGGAGGGCGGCGAACGGGCGGCGGGGGAAGCGGCGGGGGTCGCCCAGCAGCCGCCACCCGCCCTGCGCGTACGGCGACAGCTCCATTGTGGGCGCCGTGACCTTCGACACGCGCCCACGTGACGCGCGCGCAGCTGATCGCGGGCGCGaggcggggccgccgccgccgcggggcgggcgcgggcggggcgcgAGGCGCCGGTGCCGGTGCGCGGCCGCGGAGCCCGCGCGGGGCgcgcccccccccgccccccccacGCTCCGCCGCCCTGCCCcagccggccccgccgctgccctGCCCTTTCCACGCGTGTCCCCCTCGCTTCCCGGGGCTCGGAGTGGGAGGTGGTGCCGTTTCCGTGGGAGATGCGCCGCAAGGGCGTGTTTTGGGGTGTAATTAGCTCTTAATGAGTCTTAAAAGTGCTCGTATCTCACGAAATCCCTAAAGCGCTTGTATCTCAGTAGATGTCTGACGTGCATGTGTTGGTGTGAAGCTTTACAGCCCAAAAATGTCGTGCGGGCAATCTCAGTCCTCAGGAGCAGAGCCTTGTCCCTTCGTTACAGGGAATCATAGAACCattgaggctggaaaaggcgCTCGAGATCGCCAAGTCCATCCCTCGCCTGGATAGCACCATACCCACCCAAGCATAGCAGAGCGCCACAATCTACTCGGGGTTTTTGACATTTCctgggatggtgactccatcacctccctggagagcctgttccaatgcctaaCCGCTCTTCCAGGAAAGaatattattttgcttctgaaaCGTCTATGTGTGTCATCAGACATTCCCCCCCTCTCCCCACGGTTATAGATTTGCTTATCAAACCACGTTTTTACCTGTGGTTATGGCCAGCTGAAACATGAACTTACTACTAAACTAATTCCTTTTCTCCTAAAGTAATTTTCTAGCCAGGATTGCTTTTGTATTTTGGCAAAAGGCTCTGTGCTTTTTTGATATACAAAAAATAGTTACAGATAGCCCAAACAGCCTTTTGTGGTGATTTAGGAAAGGTGTACAACTGCCATCTGAAAACATTTCcatgaaaatcaaataaatccTTCACGAGGTATTAACCTCTTATGTTAGCATTTTATTCTTTAAGTATTGAAACATTGCCATAATCCTCAAAAATACTGAAGTTTACTTAAGTAACTTAAAAGTAAACAATTAAATATTGTGTGGTTATATCTCAGCTAAGGACCAAATTAGTACTGATGTAATCAGAAAAGGTAAAGGCCTTAGTGTGTTACATGAATCATTAATCATGATGTATATGACCTTTGGAGTTCAtgtacagaaaatgttttagatctcatttttttctttgtgtatgTCTATTCTGCACGGTCAAGAATGTTACTGTGTTACTTGGCATTCTTTATTGAACAAACATTTCTGTTGGAcatttcttaaaggaaaatgcaaTGCTGAAAGCTACTCAGCCtaaaaaatatgaggaaaagCTAAAGGCCTTTGCTAGATTCATTATTCTAAAATAATATCTATACAATatcaaaatgaacaaaaaatttaatttttttctgaactttcATGGTGATTGACTGGTAGCTAATTTAACCAAAAAGCTGTTTGGAATTTGTATCCATCACTCTCACTAATTACAACACACCATATAAATGCTTGGTCCAGCTTTGGAGGCCAGTTCCAGCTTTGTCCTAGCACAGATTGTAAGATTAGACTTTATCAAATCTCACCACAACAcctttttgtgtttatttgaaTCATGCTATATTTGAGATCATTCATcaacttcttttatttttcattttttggtgattttaatatttttgtgatattaattaattaacattttttgcAAACCCAGCCAGTGCATGCATCTCCTTCAGTATGGATGGAGGCTATCAAAAGATTCTGCCTCCAGTTTCCTGTGAGTTGTCTGACCACTGTGTTataaaaacacacatttatATATCTAGGTCTTAATTGTGCCCAAATCAAGGTAAAGAGGAAAATCACACTGGCTGCAGGATCAGGCTCTCAGTTCTAACTCTCCTGTACAATATTAGGCCTCATGATACTGTGCAGAATGAACATGGAATGTTTTGGAATACGATCTGAATTACTATTTCTGGCCTCATACATAA of Molothrus ater isolate BHLD 08-10-18 breed brown headed cowbird chromosome 1, BPBGC_Mater_1.1, whole genome shotgun sequence contains these proteins:
- the BMI1 gene encoding polycomb complex protein BMI-1 isoform X2 translates to MELSPYAQGGWRLLGDPRRFPRRPFAALLRAAFRSLLDDPQAALDDPDLKDIDPTVLKHCHAAAAMCILEAGKQKADISAISTCLEDCKLDKERIEQFCTEYQKNKDALEILLGSIGRSPLHITDVSWRLEYQIKNNQLHKTYQPSYLVTLNVENSDSGSHPDVSFSCTMEQLQDLVGKLKDAAKSLERATQM